The Epinephelus lanceolatus isolate andai-2023 chromosome 13, ASM4190304v1, whole genome shotgun sequence genomic interval TAACATTCAtgaatatcaaaatattttaagatAAACATACATCTTTCATGCATTAATGTTGTTGGTTCCTCATGGAAAATATTTATTCTTAATGGACATTCTTACAGGAATAAAGAAACATGGCACCAGAAGTCAGCCGCACTGATGTGAATGACATACATCCCTGTTATGAAATATATAACGTCTCCTACAGACTGACAAGCACTCCTTCTACaatatgtgttttaatatttattttccttGGGTCATTATCTGTTGTCACAGTATGTGGAAACCTTCTGGTAATAATCTCTATCATTTACTTCAAACAGCTCCACACTCCTACAAactctctcatcctctctctgGCTGTAGCTGACCTGCTTGTTGGTCTTGTAGTTTTTCCTCTCAGCATGGCCTTCTCTTTTAGCTCATGTTTACATTatgaacatttattttgcaaagtgAGAGATAGCTTTGATGTAACACTGAGCACAGCTTCCATTCTGAATTTATGTTGTATTTCCATAGACAGATATTATGCAGTGTGTCAGCCTCTGACATACAGAACTAAGATAAATGTTAAAGTTGTTGTGGTCATGATCCTGGTCAGCTGGAGTGTGTCTGTTTTAGTAGCCATTGGCTTTCTAATTCCAGgattaaatcatgaaaaatgtgacaATAATTGTTTTATTGATCTTCTACTTGCACAAATTTTGGGactcattttctcattttaccTCCCAGTGATCATAATGCTCTGTATCTACCTGAAGATTTTTCTTGTGGCAGAGAGACAGGCACGCAGCATCAGGAAcacaacatgtcagagcacaaaATGTGGAGCAACTGTAGGTAAACATGAGAGAAAGGCCACCAAAACTCTTGCAACAGTTATGGGAGTTTTTCTGATGTGCTGGactcctttctttctctgttttacTTTTCAGCTTTTGGATAATGTGTCAGTGCCACTTCCGCTGTTTGAAACTCTTAACTGGCTTACACTGTCAAATTCAATGCTCAATCCATTTATTTATGCTTTCTTTTACAGCTGGTTCAGGTCAGCTTTCAGAATGATCATTTCTGGGAAAATATTTCAAGGTGATTTTGCAGATACAAAATTGCTCTGACATATTCTGTGTGCTAAAATAGTCAACAAACAAGTcagtacagaaaaaaaattgccCAACAATTAATAAAACCACGTAAAAGGCGTAAGCACACTATGTGAACAtctacatgtacagtatattctGGGTGTGTCTTTTCCAACACTTGCTGGAACAATATGATGCTTTCATCAAGGGAAATATTTAACATGATATTGATCTTGTTTGAGTTTATAGACTGTTTTTAGCAAAAAGGGAAGTAGCAAAAATGCATCTGTGATATCAATGAGTGAGTTTTTACAAACATCtaaaactaagcacaaaaagtaaggaaatttgtgtttggtagattatttctttgttgtaacaatgctccttggcaataaatcttataccgcTGGAAAGCccgtttatttcccttttaaatggtgccacgtaaggaacatgcattagcagcagagctgagtatgtgggttgggtccatgaaaaatttgtcaaatcttctctgccattCTTTTGCTATTGACACTTGTTTTGAGCTTCTTGTACCTGTGAACATGGGCCCTGCTACAGTGTCAGTTGGTGTCTGCTCCAAGAATCGGCATTCCACTTTTGACTGATCTGGATAGGGCCCATGCGATAGGGCAACTTTAAGTTGGTGTTCCGCACAATCAAGTTGCGGCATTATTTGGAGTGAGCCCTAGTACCATCTGCAAACTGAAGACCAAGTTCCATATAAGGAGTAGGGCTGTGACGGTATGTATTTTTTCTCACAGCACTGACAGAGTGACGTATCACTGCGGTATGGCAGTGATACGTCACAGCAATATAAGGCTAAATAATTATTCTGTTGTTAAGTTTTTAGCACGTCTCTGTCCATGCACACGTGCTTGCCAGAAGCTTCTCTTATCAGATTTGTGTTATAATAAACATTTCTTTAAGTAAGATTAACTGAGGCTCATCAAGTTATTTTTTATCAAAATGATGAGAGTACAGAGGGTGAATGTGACCTGACCTCCAAATATGATTTCGAGCAATGATAGCCAATACTTTATAGAGAGTTATATTAGTGCCAAAATGCCATCATCATATGTATTATGGAGAAGCAGGGCGCTGCTGCTGACACTGTGTTTCACCTCTTTTGGCATGTCTATTTCAGGGCTCTCAAGTCTCACGCTTTGAGAGTGTGACacagcattttaacattttcacaCTCTCATCCGCCACATCTGGTATTTCTCACGCATAAAAAAATGATTAGGGTAAGGCCCACCAAGTTACATCGCTGTATATGTAGTGCAACGTGTTGCAAGACGCTGTGGGTACCGCAGAGCTCAACAAGCGCTTGCCACGCTCCagccaataaaaataagacacagCTACCCACCAGCCAATCAAAAAATAACATACAGCTACCTATCAGCCAATTAGAAAATTGCATTGCTGTATCCGGGTGAGATACAGGTTATCTGACCGCAGCAAGAAGAGGGTGCACACACACGGCAGGGGTGCCTTATCACATGTGTACAGTAAGTCATCTCATCATTTGATTTTGTAGCCTACTGAATGAAATTAGGAAAACAATGAGAGCTTATCTCAGGGTATATCAGCTTTTACCTAACAGTTTGACAAGACTGCATGTGAACTTTAGTCAACAGAATCCCTGTGAACAGAGTGCTGGTGGTTTAGTGAATAGAGCAGATgccttatatatatatatatatatatatatatatatatatatatggcttTTGCCGCAGCGGACCGGGTTCTGTGGCACCTGGCTGCATGTCACTCCGTCTGCCCTCTGCTGGCTAAAAGAGGGGATGATGAATCCAAACCTGCCCGGTTATACATTGATAAGGGTGGACGGGGACAATACACTATCACGGAAATCAGTTGGTGGTGgcatgtgtctttttgttgacaATCGATGGGCCACACAGTACACTGTTCGGGAGAAAGTCTGCACCCGCGATTATGAAATCCTGGTGGTATCTTTTTGACCCTTCTACTTGCCTAGAGAACTTGGCCAGATCAACATCATATTACCCTATATACCTGGACCAGACTTTGACGGGGCGGCAGCGAAGATTGCAGAAAGCTACAACAACGCGCTTGTAGCAGCTATTTGTCCTCAATTTAGTgatcaaaaatcaaaatatcaaaaaatagATTAggacaaaatcaaatcaaacggATCAAACAAACAATGGCCTTTGCCGCCTCTCTTGCCCTGGTAAAAAACCATAAACCCTCCCACATGCCTGGCTCACCTACACCTGCACACCCATATATGTAGATTCACCTAGTGCGCCCCAGCTACCCAgtaccttcaaaataaaagcattaataAGTACTCAAATTAACTCAAACAATACTAAATATTATAAGCAAACTAAAGGTGTATTCTTCAGaactaaacaacaaaaaataactaaataattaGTGAttaaatattacaagaataacaAAAAGCTCCAACAGCGCTATCCCGATCAGCTGATCAACCTGCCTTCATTCTGGGGGACGTTAATTCCTGTGACTTGTCTAATCATCTACCCACATTACAACAGTATGCAGATTGCCTGACCCGTCTGACGCGCACCCTGGATAGGTGCTATGGCAATTTACCCGATGCCTACAAATCCATCCATCGGCC includes:
- the LOC144466502 gene encoding trace amine-associated receptor 1-like, with translation MAPEVSRTDVNDIHPCYEIYNVSYRLTSTPSTICVLIFIFLGSLSVVTVCGNLLVIISIIYFKQLHTPTNSLILSLAVADLLVGLVVFPLSMAFSFSSCLHYEHLFCKVRDSFDVTLSTASILNLCCISIDRYYAVCQPLTYRTKINVKVVVVMILVSWSVSVLVAIGFLIPGLNHEKCDNNCFIDLLLAQILGLIFSFYLPVIIMLCIYLKIFLVAERQARSIRNTTCQSTKCGATVGKHERKATKTLATVMGVFLMCWTPFFLCFTFQLLDNVSVPLPLFETLNWLTLSNSMLNPFIYAFFYSWFRSAFRMIISGKIFQGDFADTKLL